The following are encoded in a window of Pongo abelii isolate AG06213 chromosome 14, NHGRI_mPonAbe1-v2.0_pri, whole genome shotgun sequence genomic DNA:
- the URAD gene encoding putative 2-oxo-4-hydroxy-4-carboxy-5-ureidoimidazoline decarboxylase: MDIEKFSSMDFGEFVDVFGNVIERCPLIAAAVWSQQPFSDLEDLEKHFFAFIDALPQSGQEGILRCHLDLAGSELQRPLTAKSQREQSGAGLTSLGADERLRLVELNAQYRARFGFPFVLAARFSDRTAVPRELARRLLCPPAQELRTALGEVKKIGSLRLADLLRADPAKL, from the exons ATGGACATTGAGAAGTTCAGCTCCATGGACTTTGGAGAATTCGTGGATGTGTTTGGGAATGTCATTGAGAGATGTCCTCTGATTGCAGCTGCTGTTTGGTCCCAGCAGCCATTCTCTGATTTGGAAGATTTAGAGAAGCACTTTTTTGCCTTTATTGACGCCCTTCCACAGTCAG GCCAGGAGGGCATCCTGCGCTGCCACCTGGACCTGGCGGGCAGCGAGCTGCAGCGCCCGCTCACGGCCAAGTCGCAGCGGGAACAGAGCGGCGCAGGCCTGACGAGCCTGGGCGCGGACGAGCGGCTCCGGCTGGTCGAGCTCAACGCGCAGTACCGCGCGCGCTTCGGCTTCCCCTTCGTGCTCGCCGCGCGCTTCAGCGACCGGACGGCGGTGCCGCGCGAGCTGGCGCGCCGGCTGCTCTGCCCGCCCGCGCAGGAGCTGCGCACTGCTCTGGGCGAGGTGAAGAAGATCGGCAGCCTGCGTCTGGCCGACCTCCTCCGCGCGGACCCCGCCAAGCTGTAG